A section of the Vespa velutina chromosome 6, iVesVel2.1, whole genome shotgun sequence genome encodes:
- the LOC124950099 gene encoding uncharacterized protein LOC124950099 isoform X6, whose amino-acid sequence MPRVGGDGGGGNEKTGASGFGGWLGGAARAVTGGGVAGGYVVLGGTRYGLRLSQESLPPASSREESAERRRKRNSRESESRERLTEKLAEKSSIDLASSIVECCCIGPRSRLPLPRIPTTTTTVTAAATSLPPSSSSSSVAMASTVGSIVGVGGGGGNGGERDVDGVLPPPPPPLPPSPATVVVAAAQAQPSSSSSSSLPPTFSKSRATTAGVEQPVDAKLAAARPTPNSNNNRGMLQSTTVGNEQHHRQQQHQHQQQHNQHHQPQSSAIPSPLQPVSSVSTSSSSSSSSSTSSSLHPSFDSSSSPSLQTQHSVSVPRQLAQWTKHQTLKLQEPAVIAVDRLHRFRWSGGGGGSGKKSSSAPRSEKAERLRELTEKLKGPAPVPPPRRPSRTQASSPPPGGCQPSFQSHQQSAQSCGRYDNRGIYRNHETGLQNQQQHPRSIVRSESVGEERLTGTDSMVTGNESCRKQQLAHDTSKKSSKSGKVTERNSGDVGDVKNDANLVIGVSVEDAPTTKQHLRQYSDSVVDSATSVDDLCDTLNVSSAGTGGNNNNEAEARDAVSRLESRGPLLTLQRAGAPLRSASFGQVDFNQGNRQKTQPVATSARTENKDVRASTLPRRRGDAIPGVSTSQNSPNRQSPRTSTPSVDSAVGSAEGLGVPHQSNLEEIRPRSDGSDSLATSSALTSPEPPVPEIHEQQPRLETDALPTEVIPSEPIYQVVDSTPIDEIVQKENRIEPHEVIVTPPLEEPRLSQASEGSEAPSETPSEASSPSGKTRRYRGDTSKRRKGVYITQWPEPLDADRNKLTAQSSEERDDPPATPSDLSDCEGHAPRSKRPLRGPYGQMLEAEMAKPRATDISLEEGLRPRRKVSANLSYNTGANSSSEPPTPCHHRTTSSPSKLEGLPGPSPELLAELLRGSSERVARAPAHRNDTRTHVVVELYDTERSYVEALQILVNKYLQPLKSPENAGLVDAATVDEIFYQVPAILSHHEIFLEELRKRLDTWEVKQTIGDVFLDVFTKPVVLETYTLFLDNWKSAKKAIKTTCQGKPAFARFLETMEREHKGKLGLDQLLIKPVQKIPRYELLIQRLLKHTDSTHPDYEFLQAAQKEVHELVVKINCTERESLEWEQQQSTLREVQALVEGLAGIVTNDRAFVRHDLVTIASNQGTRKERALFLFSDLLVITSIKRRSGTIRKPSTSSCPNSLVSLLEANKYKMLMRIPLDDLEVMKAKDENLRRMAREVDHLREDCVTLSQLQELAATIHGSKAQLEDLIKDMLCQAQRQLAERNAAHSQLACLELTLNTQSGIENISVVFTKPDKRASWEESFNEAKQKLALSADRRLCPEFVGPLPIRKTRAGLQFTCAAPTLSNGQESRDVWVCNSDGYVGQVCVLSLNPEPPQVTSCNGVCNARILCVAGIPACTPGSNSLASNSNTFVNSKSGISISVQDVDSGSGNIQLDSSSSSDESDSDDIPNADTCSVTLSGDVSNIDNAIAIEEDANQPTMWLGTEDGCIHVYNCNDNIRIKKNKVKIQHGSSVHCIIYLDNKVFVSLANGDIAVYTRDHIGGWNTPDPTIVSVGTAASPVTKMLPVSGKLWCGCHNSVKVLNTRTLDIEHSFVVSSDTSRAVTCMANSGGFGVWISLHNSAVLRLFHAGSYECLTDINIAPAVTKMLATGCDDIIRQHKAACLRVTALLACNELLWIGTSAGVLLTVPIPHIKPSTQRISQPPIVTGIPHGHTGHVRFLTCVETSTSSKPEPRPKVNRYSLKSKKVHQNNINRGKLLVISGGDGYEDFRGPQASAELQAGREDSTNHLLLWKV is encoded by the exons ATGCCCCGCGTCGGCGGAGACGGGGGTGGCGGGAACGAGAAGACAGGAGCCAGTGGCTTTGGAGGATGGTTGGGAGGAGCTGCGAGAGCTGTGACCGGAGGAGGCGTCGCTGGTGGATACGTCGTACTGGGTGGCACCAGATATGGTCTGAGACTCTCAcag GAAAGTCTACCACCCGCGAGCTCGAGGGAGGAATCAGCGGAGAGAAGACGGAAGAGAAATTCGCGAGAAAGCGAGTCGAGAGAACGGCTGACGGAGAAATTGGCGGAAAAGTCGTCGATCGATCTGGCGTCGAGTATAGTCGAGTGTTGTTGCATCGGTCCACGTTCTCGGTTGCCTCTGCCGAGGATcccaacgacgacgactacggtGACGGCGGCAGCGACGTCGCTgccaccgtcgtcgtcgtcttcatcGGTAGCAATGGCATCGACGGTTGGCAGCATTGTAGGAGtcggaggtggaggtggaaatggaggagaaagagacgtTGACGGAGTTTTGCcgcctcctccaccacctctaCCACCTTCACCAGCAACGGTAGTAGTAGCAGCGGCACAAGCACAGCCAtcatcttcgtcgtcttcgtctctTCCTCCCACGTTTTCGAAGAGTCGTGCCACTACTGCTGGCGTGGAACAGCCGGTGGATGCGAAGCTGGCGGCTGCTCGGCCGACGCCAAACTCTAATAATAACCGCGGGATGCTGCAAAGCACCACGGTGGGGAACGAGCAGCACCACCGCCAAcagcagcaccagcaccagcagcagcacAATCAACACCACCAGCCACAATCATCCGCGATCCCATCGCCGTTGCAGCCGGTATCTTCCgtctctacttcttcttcttcttcttcttcctcctcgaCGTCTTCGTCGTTGCACCCGTCGTTCGACTCCTCCTCTTCGCCGAGCCTCCAAACGCAACATTCGGTTTCCGTGCCGCGTCAGCTCGCACAGTGGACCAAGCATCAGACCCTCAAGCTCCAG GAACCAGCGGTGATAGCGGTGGACCGATTGCACAGATTCCGCTGGAGCGGGGGTGGAGGAGGAAGCGGAAAAAAATCCTCTTCCGCCCCCCGCAGCGAAAAGGCCGAGCGTCTTCGCGAACTTACGGAAAAACTTAAGGGACCAGCACCTGTCCCACCTCCTAGACGACCTTCCCGTACTCAAGCTTCCTCTCCTCCACCGGGAGGATGTCAGCCATCTTTCCAATCTCATCAACAG TCGGCTCAAAGTTGCGGTCGATATGATAATCGTGGGATCTATAGAAATCATGAAACCGGGCTTCAAAATCAACAACAGCATCCAAGGAGTATTGTTAGAAGTGAAAGCGTTGGCGAGGAACGTCTCACTGGTACAGATTCGATGGTCACCGGTAACGAGAGCTGTCGAAAACAACAGCTCGCTCATGACACTTCGAAAAAGTCCTCGAAGTCGGGCAAGGTGACGGAGAGGAATAGTGGTGACGTTGGTGACGTTAAAAATGACGCGAATCTCGTCATCGGTGTCTCCGTCGAGGACGCGCCGACAACAAAACAACACTTGAGACAATACAGTGATTCAGTGGTAGATAGTGCTACGAGCGTGGACGATCTGTGCGATACCTTGAACGTGTCTTCTGCTGGTACTGGTggcaacaacaataatgagGCCGAAGCCAGGGATGCGGTCAGCAGGTTGGAGTCTCGGGGACCATTGTTAACTCTTCAAAGAGCTGGTGCTCCACTTAGAAGTGCGTCCTTCGGTCAGGTGGATTTCAATCAAG GGAATCGTCAAAAGACTCAGCCGGTGGCAACGAGTGCTCGCACGGAAAACAAAGATGTCCGTGCCAGTACTTTGCCTCGTCGACGAGGAGATGCGATACCAGGCGTCTCAACGTCTCAAAACAGCCCGAATCGGCAAAGTCCAAGGACGTCGACGCCGAGCGTCGATAGTGCCGTTGGTTCGGCCGAAGGACTCGGTGTACCTCACCAAAGTAATCTCGAAGAAATCCGACCTAGAAGTGATGGTTCTGACAGTTTGGCAACATCCAGTGCTCTTACCAGCCCGGAACCACCGGTACCGGAAATTCATGAGCAACAGCCGAGGTTGGAAACGGATGCTTTACCGACCGAGGTGATACCTTCAGAACCGATTTATCAAGTCGTCGATAGCACTCCGATCGATGAGATCGTTCAAAAAG agaACAGAATAGAGCCACACGAGGTAATCGTGACTCCACCGTTGGAGGAACCAAGACTCAGTCAAGCTAGCGAGGGCAGCGAGGCACCTAGCGAGACACCTTCGGAAGCATCCTCTCCTTCTGGTAAGACCAGACGTTATCGTGGTGATACTAGCAAGAGAAGAAAGGGCGTGTACATAACGCAATGGCCAGAACCTTTGGACGCTGATAGAAACAAACTTACTGCTCAGAGCAGCGAGGAAAGAGATGATCCACCTGCGACACCAAGCGATTTGTCCGATTGCGAAGGTCACGCTCCACGAAG TAAGAGACCACTTCGTGGTCCTTACGGTCAAATGCTTGAAGCTGAAATGGCGAAACCTCGTGCAACGGATATATCTCTGGAAGAAGGTCTTAGACCTAGACGCAAAGTCTCCGCTAATCTTTCTTACAATACCGGTGCTAATAGTAGCTCCGAACCACCTACACCTTGTCATCACAGGACTACCTCTAGCCCAAGTAAATTAGAAGGATTACCTGGACCAAGTCCGGAATTACTTGCTGAACTTTTGAGAGGATCTTCGGAGAGAGTAGCTCGTGCACCTGCTCATCGAAAT GATACGAGAACTCATGTCGTCGTTGAGCTTTACGATACCGAACGTTCGTACGTGGAAGCTTTGCAAATACTAGTCAAT AAATATCTGCAGCCTTTGAAAAGTCCCGAGAATGCCGGCTTAGTGGACGCTGCTACGGTGGATGAGATATTTTATCAG GTCCCAGCGATTCTTAGCCatcatgaaatttttctcgaaGAGTTACGAAAACGTCTCGATACTTGGGAAGTAAAGCAGACTATAGGCGACGTTTTCTTGGACGTA TTTACAAAGCCAGTAGTTCTAGAGACTTACACTCTCTTCTTGGACAATTGGAAGTCCGCGAAGAAGGCGATAAAAACAACGTGTCAGGGGAAACCAGCATTCGCACGATTTCTCGAG aCGATGGAACGCGAACACAAAGGCAAGCTTGGTCTTGATCAACTGCTGATTAAACCGGTGCAGAAGATTCCGCGTTACGAGCTTCTCATTCAGAGACTTCTCAAACACACTGATTCGACGCATCCCGATTATGAGTTCCTGCAGGCAGCACAAAAGGAAGTGCACGAATTGGTTGTGAAGATCAATTGCACGGAGCGTGAGTCTCTTGAATGGGAACAGCAACAAAGTACTTTAAGAGAGGTTCAAGCCCTCGTCGAAGGTCTTGCTGGGATCGTTACGAATGATAG AGCATTCGTTCGTCACGATTTGGTTACCATAGCATCGAACCAAGGCACACGGAAGGAACGagctctctttttgttctccgACCTATTGGTTATTACCAGTATCAAACGACGAAGTGGTACGATAAGGAAACCATCTAC GAGCTCTTGCCCGAACAGCTTGGTCAGTCTTCTTGAAGCTAACAAGTACAAAATGTTGATGAGAATACCATTGGATGATCTCGAAGTGATGAAAG CCAAGGACGAGAATCTCAGACGAATGGCACGTGAGGTTGATCACCTACGAGAAGATTGCGTCACATTGAGTCAACTCCAAGAACTCGCAGCTACGATACATGGAAGTAAGGCACAACTCGAGGATCTGATCAAGGATATGCTGTGTCAAGCGCAACGGCAGTTAGCCGAAAGAAACGCTGCTCATTCTCAGTTAGCTTGTCTGGAATTAACTCTAAACACGCA ATCGGGTATCGAGAATATCTCCGTTGTCTTTACAAAGCCCGACAAGAGAGCGAGCTGGGAAGAAAGTTTCAACGAAGCCAAACAAAAGTTAG CATTGTCTGCCGATCGAAGACTTTGTCCAGAATTCGTCGGTCCTTTACCCATTAGAAAGACACGAGCTGGTCTTCAATTTACTTGCGCTGCACCTACCTTATCAAATGGACAAGAATCTCGTGATGTGTGGGTTTGCAACAGCGACGGATATGTTGGTCAGGTTTGCGTGCTGAGTTTGAACCCAGAACCACCTCAAGTTACATCTTGTAATGGAGTTTGCAATGCTAGAATTCTTTGCGTTGCTGGGATACCTGCTTGTACTCCTGG TTCGAACTCTTTGGCATCCAACAGTAATACGTTTGTGAATAGTAAAAGCGGCATCAGTATTTCCGTGCAAGATGTCGACTCCGGTAGTGGTAATATTCAATTAGACag CAGCTCGAGCTCCGACGAGTCGGACTCGGACGACATTCCAAATGCGGATACTTGTAGCGTGACCTTGAGCGGTGATGTCTCTAATATCGATAACGCTATTGCCATTGAAGAGGATGCCAATCAACCTACCATGTGGTTAGGGACGGAAGATGGTTGCATTCACGTTTATAATTGTAACGAcaatattagaataaaaaagaacaaggtGAAGATTCAACATGGTAGTAGCGTGCACTGTATCAT ATACTTGGACAATAAAGTATTCGTGTCACTTGCCAATGGTGATATAGCTGTATATACACGAGATCATA TAGGAGGTTGGAATACTCCAGATCCAACGATAGTGTCCGTAGGTACCGCAGCATCTCCAGTAACAAAGATGCTTCCGGTATCTGGCAAACTGTGGTGTGGTTGCCATAACTCCGTGAAAGTTCTCAACACGCGTACCTTGGACATCGAGCACAGCTTCGTGGTTAGCAGTGACACAAGTCGAGCGGTCACTTGTATGGCAAACTCTGGTGGTTTTGGTGTTTGGATTTCTTTGCACAACAGTGCCGTACTTCGTCTTTTCCATGCTGGTAGTTATGAATGCTTGACAGATATAAATATCGCTCCGGCCGTTACCAAGATGCTTGCTA CAGGTTGCGATGACATAATAAGACAACATAAAGCAGCCTGTCTCAGAGTAACCGCTTTATTGGCTTGCAATGAGTTATTATGGATCGGTACAAGCGCTGGTGTACTTTTAACCGTACCAATACCTCACATCAAGCCATCCACGCAAAGAATATCTCAACCTCCCATCGTAACTG gAATACCTCACGGACATACGGGACACGTGCGGTTTCTAACATGCGTGGAAACCAGTACATCATCGAAACCAGAACCACGACCAAAGGTGAATCGATACTCTTTGAAATCGAAGAAAGTGCATCAGAATAATATCAATCGCGGTAAGCTCTTGGTGATATCCGGTGGCGATGGTTACGAGGATTTCAGAGGGCCCCAAGCGTCCGCAGAATTACAGGCAGGTCGCGAGGATTCGACGAATCATCTTCTTTTGTGGAAGGTGTGA
- the LOC124950099 gene encoding rho guanine nucleotide exchange factor 17-like isoform X8: MPRVGGDGGGGNEKTGASGFGGWLGGAARAVTGGGVAGGYVVLGGTRYGLRLSQEPAVIAVDRLHRFRWSGGGGGSGKKSSSAPRSEKAERLRELTEKLKGPAPVPPPRRPSRTQASSPPPGGCQPSFQSHQQSAQSCGRYDNRGIYRNHETGLQNQQQHPRSIVRSESVGEERLTGTDSMVTGNESCRKQQLAHDTSKKSSKSGKVTERNSGDVGDVKNDANLVIGVSVEDAPTTKQHLRQYSDSVVDSATSVDDLCDTLNVSSAGTGGNNNNEAEARDAVSRLESRGPLLTLQRAGAPLRSASFGQVDFNQGNRQKTQPVATSARTENKDVRASTLPRRRGDAIPGVSTSQNSPNRQSPRTSTPSVDSAVGSAEGLGVPHQSNLEEIRPRSDGSDSLATSSALTSPEPPVPEIHEQQPRLETDALPTEVIPSEPIYQVVDSTPIDEIVQKENRIEPHEVIVTPPLEEPRLSQASEGSEAPSETPSEASSPSGKTRRYRGDTSKRRKGVYITQWPEPLDADRNKLTAQSSEERDDPPATPSDLSDCEGHAPRRYSKRPLRGPYGQMLEAEMAKPRATDISLEEGLRPRRKVSANLSYNTGANSSSEPPTPCHHRTTSSPSKLEGLPGPSPELLAELLRGSSERVARAPAHRNDTRTHVVVELYDTERSYVEALQILVNKYLQPLKSPENAGLVDAATVDEIFYQVPAILSHHEIFLEELRKRLDTWEVKQTIGDVFLDVFTKPVVLETYTLFLDNWKSAKKAIKTTCQGKPAFARFLETMEREHKGKLGLDQLLIKPVQKIPRYELLIQRLLKHTDSTHPDYEFLQAAQKEVHELVVKINCTERESLEWEQQQSTLREVQALVEGLAGIVTNDRAFVRHDLVTIASNQGTRKERALFLFSDLLVITSIKRRSGTIRKPSTSSCPNSLVSLLEANKYKMLMRIPLDDLEVMKAKDENLRRMAREVDHLREDCVTLSQLQELAATIHGSKAQLEDLIKDMLCQAQRQLAERNAAHSQLACLELTLNTQSGIENISVVFTKPDKRASWEESFNEAKQKLALSADRRLCPEFVGPLPIRKTRAGLQFTCAAPTLSNGQESRDVWVCNSDGYVGQVCVLSLNPEPPQVTSCNGVCNARILCVAGIPACTPGSNSLASNSNTFVNSKSGISISVQDVDSGSGNIQLDSSSSSDESDSDDIPNADTCSVTLSGDVSNIDNAIAIEEDANQPTMWLGTEDGCIHVYNCNDNIRIKKNKVKIQHGSSVHCIIYLDNKVFVSLANGDIAVYTRDHIGGWNTPDPTIVSVGTAASPVTKMLPVSGKLWCGCHNSVKVLNTRTLDIEHSFVVSSDTSRAVTCMANSGGFGVWISLHNSAVLRLFHAGSYECLTDINIAPAVTKMLATGCDDIIRQHKAACLRVTALLACNELLWIGTSAGVLLTVPIPHIKPSTQRISQPPIVTGIPHGHTGHVRFLTCVETSTSSKPEPRPKVNRYSLKSKKVHQNNINRGKLLVISGGDGYEDFRGPQASAELQAGREDSTNHLLLWKV; encoded by the exons ATGCCCCGCGTCGGCGGAGACGGGGGTGGCGGGAACGAGAAGACAGGAGCCAGTGGCTTTGGAGGATGGTTGGGAGGAGCTGCGAGAGCTGTGACCGGAGGAGGCGTCGCTGGTGGATACGTCGTACTGGGTGGCACCAGATATGGTCTGAGACTCTCAcag GAACCAGCGGTGATAGCGGTGGACCGATTGCACAGATTCCGCTGGAGCGGGGGTGGAGGAGGAAGCGGAAAAAAATCCTCTTCCGCCCCCCGCAGCGAAAAGGCCGAGCGTCTTCGCGAACTTACGGAAAAACTTAAGGGACCAGCACCTGTCCCACCTCCTAGACGACCTTCCCGTACTCAAGCTTCCTCTCCTCCACCGGGAGGATGTCAGCCATCTTTCCAATCTCATCAACAG TCGGCTCAAAGTTGCGGTCGATATGATAATCGTGGGATCTATAGAAATCATGAAACCGGGCTTCAAAATCAACAACAGCATCCAAGGAGTATTGTTAGAAGTGAAAGCGTTGGCGAGGAACGTCTCACTGGTACAGATTCGATGGTCACCGGTAACGAGAGCTGTCGAAAACAACAGCTCGCTCATGACACTTCGAAAAAGTCCTCGAAGTCGGGCAAGGTGACGGAGAGGAATAGTGGTGACGTTGGTGACGTTAAAAATGACGCGAATCTCGTCATCGGTGTCTCCGTCGAGGACGCGCCGACAACAAAACAACACTTGAGACAATACAGTGATTCAGTGGTAGATAGTGCTACGAGCGTGGACGATCTGTGCGATACCTTGAACGTGTCTTCTGCTGGTACTGGTggcaacaacaataatgagGCCGAAGCCAGGGATGCGGTCAGCAGGTTGGAGTCTCGGGGACCATTGTTAACTCTTCAAAGAGCTGGTGCTCCACTTAGAAGTGCGTCCTTCGGTCAGGTGGATTTCAATCAAG GGAATCGTCAAAAGACTCAGCCGGTGGCAACGAGTGCTCGCACGGAAAACAAAGATGTCCGTGCCAGTACTTTGCCTCGTCGACGAGGAGATGCGATACCAGGCGTCTCAACGTCTCAAAACAGCCCGAATCGGCAAAGTCCAAGGACGTCGACGCCGAGCGTCGATAGTGCCGTTGGTTCGGCCGAAGGACTCGGTGTACCTCACCAAAGTAATCTCGAAGAAATCCGACCTAGAAGTGATGGTTCTGACAGTTTGGCAACATCCAGTGCTCTTACCAGCCCGGAACCACCGGTACCGGAAATTCATGAGCAACAGCCGAGGTTGGAAACGGATGCTTTACCGACCGAGGTGATACCTTCAGAACCGATTTATCAAGTCGTCGATAGCACTCCGATCGATGAGATCGTTCAAAAAG agaACAGAATAGAGCCACACGAGGTAATCGTGACTCCACCGTTGGAGGAACCAAGACTCAGTCAAGCTAGCGAGGGCAGCGAGGCACCTAGCGAGACACCTTCGGAAGCATCCTCTCCTTCTGGTAAGACCAGACGTTATCGTGGTGATACTAGCAAGAGAAGAAAGGGCGTGTACATAACGCAATGGCCAGAACCTTTGGACGCTGATAGAAACAAACTTACTGCTCAGAGCAGCGAGGAAAGAGATGATCCACCTGCGACACCAAGCGATTTGTCCGATTGCGAAGGTCACGCTCCACGAAG GTACAGTAAGAGACCACTTCGTGGTCCTTACGGTCAAATGCTTGAAGCTGAAATGGCGAAACCTCGTGCAACGGATATATCTCTGGAAGAAGGTCTTAGACCTAGACGCAAAGTCTCCGCTAATCTTTCTTACAATACCGGTGCTAATAGTAGCTCCGAACCACCTACACCTTGTCATCACAGGACTACCTCTAGCCCAAGTAAATTAGAAGGATTACCTGGACCAAGTCCGGAATTACTTGCTGAACTTTTGAGAGGATCTTCGGAGAGAGTAGCTCGTGCACCTGCTCATCGAAAT GATACGAGAACTCATGTCGTCGTTGAGCTTTACGATACCGAACGTTCGTACGTGGAAGCTTTGCAAATACTAGTCAAT AAATATCTGCAGCCTTTGAAAAGTCCCGAGAATGCCGGCTTAGTGGACGCTGCTACGGTGGATGAGATATTTTATCAG GTCCCAGCGATTCTTAGCCatcatgaaatttttctcgaaGAGTTACGAAAACGTCTCGATACTTGGGAAGTAAAGCAGACTATAGGCGACGTTTTCTTGGACGTA TTTACAAAGCCAGTAGTTCTAGAGACTTACACTCTCTTCTTGGACAATTGGAAGTCCGCGAAGAAGGCGATAAAAACAACGTGTCAGGGGAAACCAGCATTCGCACGATTTCTCGAG aCGATGGAACGCGAACACAAAGGCAAGCTTGGTCTTGATCAACTGCTGATTAAACCGGTGCAGAAGATTCCGCGTTACGAGCTTCTCATTCAGAGACTTCTCAAACACACTGATTCGACGCATCCCGATTATGAGTTCCTGCAGGCAGCACAAAAGGAAGTGCACGAATTGGTTGTGAAGATCAATTGCACGGAGCGTGAGTCTCTTGAATGGGAACAGCAACAAAGTACTTTAAGAGAGGTTCAAGCCCTCGTCGAAGGTCTTGCTGGGATCGTTACGAATGATAG AGCATTCGTTCGTCACGATTTGGTTACCATAGCATCGAACCAAGGCACACGGAAGGAACGagctctctttttgttctccgACCTATTGGTTATTACCAGTATCAAACGACGAAGTGGTACGATAAGGAAACCATCTAC GAGCTCTTGCCCGAACAGCTTGGTCAGTCTTCTTGAAGCTAACAAGTACAAAATGTTGATGAGAATACCATTGGATGATCTCGAAGTGATGAAAG CCAAGGACGAGAATCTCAGACGAATGGCACGTGAGGTTGATCACCTACGAGAAGATTGCGTCACATTGAGTCAACTCCAAGAACTCGCAGCTACGATACATGGAAGTAAGGCACAACTCGAGGATCTGATCAAGGATATGCTGTGTCAAGCGCAACGGCAGTTAGCCGAAAGAAACGCTGCTCATTCTCAGTTAGCTTGTCTGGAATTAACTCTAAACACGCA ATCGGGTATCGAGAATATCTCCGTTGTCTTTACAAAGCCCGACAAGAGAGCGAGCTGGGAAGAAAGTTTCAACGAAGCCAAACAAAAGTTAG CATTGTCTGCCGATCGAAGACTTTGTCCAGAATTCGTCGGTCCTTTACCCATTAGAAAGACACGAGCTGGTCTTCAATTTACTTGCGCTGCACCTACCTTATCAAATGGACAAGAATCTCGTGATGTGTGGGTTTGCAACAGCGACGGATATGTTGGTCAGGTTTGCGTGCTGAGTTTGAACCCAGAACCACCTCAAGTTACATCTTGTAATGGAGTTTGCAATGCTAGAATTCTTTGCGTTGCTGGGATACCTGCTTGTACTCCTGG TTCGAACTCTTTGGCATCCAACAGTAATACGTTTGTGAATAGTAAAAGCGGCATCAGTATTTCCGTGCAAGATGTCGACTCCGGTAGTGGTAATATTCAATTAGACag CAGCTCGAGCTCCGACGAGTCGGACTCGGACGACATTCCAAATGCGGATACTTGTAGCGTGACCTTGAGCGGTGATGTCTCTAATATCGATAACGCTATTGCCATTGAAGAGGATGCCAATCAACCTACCATGTGGTTAGGGACGGAAGATGGTTGCATTCACGTTTATAATTGTAACGAcaatattagaataaaaaagaacaaggtGAAGATTCAACATGGTAGTAGCGTGCACTGTATCAT ATACTTGGACAATAAAGTATTCGTGTCACTTGCCAATGGTGATATAGCTGTATATACACGAGATCATA TAGGAGGTTGGAATACTCCAGATCCAACGATAGTGTCCGTAGGTACCGCAGCATCTCCAGTAACAAAGATGCTTCCGGTATCTGGCAAACTGTGGTGTGGTTGCCATAACTCCGTGAAAGTTCTCAACACGCGTACCTTGGACATCGAGCACAGCTTCGTGGTTAGCAGTGACACAAGTCGAGCGGTCACTTGTATGGCAAACTCTGGTGGTTTTGGTGTTTGGATTTCTTTGCACAACAGTGCCGTACTTCGTCTTTTCCATGCTGGTAGTTATGAATGCTTGACAGATATAAATATCGCTCCGGCCGTTACCAAGATGCTTGCTA CAGGTTGCGATGACATAATAAGACAACATAAAGCAGCCTGTCTCAGAGTAACCGCTTTATTGGCTTGCAATGAGTTATTATGGATCGGTACAAGCGCTGGTGTACTTTTAACCGTACCAATACCTCACATCAAGCCATCCACGCAAAGAATATCTCAACCTCCCATCGTAACTG gAATACCTCACGGACATACGGGACACGTGCGGTTTCTAACATGCGTGGAAACCAGTACATCATCGAAACCAGAACCACGACCAAAGGTGAATCGATACTCTTTGAAATCGAAGAAAGTGCATCAGAATAATATCAATCGCGGTAAGCTCTTGGTGATATCCGGTGGCGATGGTTACGAGGATTTCAGAGGGCCCCAAGCGTCCGCAGAATTACAGGCAGGTCGCGAGGATTCGACGAATCATCTTCTTTTGTGGAAGGTGTGA